The nucleotide sequence GCCGGGAAAGAGTTGTGATCGGGACTTTTCGAACCGGATCATCTGGCCGGGACTGTCTGACAACGAAGTTGCCAGAACCGCTCCAGACTGTCCCGCGATTCGAATGACCGTGTTTCGATCGGCCGGTCCCCGAGTCAACTTAAATATCACATGCTGTCCTGTGACTCGGGGGAATACGGGAGTGTTCCTAAGTAACAGAATCTCATCCACGCGAACTTGCTCACGCAGGGCGGCAATCAGCTTGCTGGACCCGCTTCCCTGCAGCCAGTAAGCATTCGTGATGTAGGAAAGAGTTCCACCTTCCTTCAGCAGATGAATTCCGCGAAAAACAAAGTAGTACCACAGGTCCATCCGGGCTGACTGGTGGTGACGCCCCCAGCGTGTGCGCTGGATGAGATCGAGTTCCCGTTTGTAGTCACGTTCTCGCCGGTAGGGAGGATTCCCGACCACCAGATCGAACCCGCCCCGTTGTTTGATGCCTGGAAATTCTGTTGGCCAGTCGAAGGGCGATATCCGCGTGCGAACCCCCTTTGAAGGGGAAGCCCGACTCTTGATCGAGCCCTTCTCCGAAAACGTGGCGCCAATCAGCGAATGTCCCTGTTTGAAATTGGATTCCAGAAAGTGCCAGTCGACTTCCTGCGCCGTGGGGCGTGTTTCGGGAGCTGAGGAATCAAGCAGGACCAGCCAGAGAATTCGTCTCGCAACTTCGATTGCTGCGGCATCGAAGTCGACGCCGTAGAGGTGTGTCAGCAGAATCTGGCGGCAGGTATCGAATGAAAGGTGTGGCCCGGACTTTGTCTTGATCAGGGTGACACTCGTTTCAGTCTGCCCGGATTCGACAAGTAAACGCAGGTACCACGCCAGTAAACGGCGATAGGCGGCGACGAGAAACGCTCCACAACCCGCCGCAGGATCGAGGAGGCTGTGTTCGAGGGCATCTGCGGTGGTGCCTTTTTCTAATCGCTCGTCCAAAGTCAGCCGCAAAATTTCGTCAACGACCGGTTGCGGCGTATAGAAAGTCCCCGTTCGCTTACGAACTGAAGAACGGGGACGCTTTCGATCGGTCTGTCCTGAGTCACCTCGCAGACTTACCAGCAGTTCGTGAATTTCACCGAGGATCTCAGGCCGGCTCGTTTCATCGAGGGGGCAACGCTCAACAAGTGACTCCAGCCCCCGTGGCGGAAGCACTTCGGCGGAATGGAAATCAGGGAGAGGAAGCGAAGCCGTTATTTCGCGAACGCTCAGCAGCTTTCGGAAGGCGGCCCAATCAACGATCGATTCGGCGGGGTATGCTGGTGTGCCCGGCGAGGAATTGGCTTTCGGAGGAACTTCGCCCCGCCGAAGTGACTTGAACGACTGACGGCACCACTTCCGCAGGGATTCGTCCACCGGTAGGCTCGCTGAGTGTGTCTTCGCGCGCTGAGATACACCACTACGTTTCAGCTTCAACCGGTGCGAACGCAATCAGGCCTGTCCGCACCCTTGTCCCTGACCGCAGGCGGTGATCTGCTCGGCGAGTCTCGACGAGAAACCCGTTGCCTCAACATTGGCTGGGCAGATTTCCGAACGCGTCACTTTCCGGCCGGGGACAATTTATCTGACTGCAACGGGAGCGAGACTGCAACCTTACAGATCCGGAAGGTTCGCGGCGGATGACGTCTTCGGCCATCTGCCACACGCTTCGCGGGGGGCCGACGCAGGGAGGGGAAATTCCCGTGAGCGCGCGTTATCTCAGCCGTGGGGTGATCGTCAAATCATCGACCCACAATTTGCCCGTCGCTCCGTTCAGACCAATTCGGACGATCATTTCGCGGGCTTTGAGGGGGACTGCGATCACTTTCGTGACCGTGGTCCATTCCTGCGTTCCCGTCCAGGGGCCGATGACCGGGTCATCGAAAGACCGTCGATTTTCATCATAGAAGTGAAATCGGACCGAAGCGAACTCGTGGTCCTCACGGCCACTTCGAATGTCTTCGGCCTTGTACCGAACGCGAACATGCAATGCGCTGATCTTGGTTCCATCGATCGCGGCTGCCTGTAACCCCTGCGAAAGTCGTCCCGATTCCGGGGACGAGAACAGCAGGCAGCGCTTCCCTTCGGGAGCACCGATATCGACCAGGGTGGTCTGGCGCTGGTAGTGCCAGTGGTCGGCGTATCCGTCCTCGTTTTCATCAAGTTCGAAGCCTCCGTTAAGAATCCGTGGGTTCAGCGGATCGGGCTTCACCTTGCGTTGATCTTCTGATTCCCCCGTCATGGGCACGAAGAGTGTGGAGATCAATTTCTTCTCTTCGAGCTTGCCGTCTTTCTTTTCAAATTGGTGAAAGACCTGCTGATAGCGCTGACCAAGAGGCACCAGCAGACGGCCTCCTTCTTTTAGTTGATCGATGAGGGGCTGCGGAACGTTTTCCGGTGAGCAGGTCACGATGATCTTGTCGAAGGGGGCGTACTCTTCCCAGCCCAGATAGCCGTCGCCGATCTTTGTCTTCACGTTGTCGTATTTGAGGCGACTCAATCGTTCGGCGGCAGACTTTCCCAGTGGTTCTACGATCTCGATCGAATAAACCTCTTTGACCAGGTTTGCGAGAACCGCCGCCTGATATCCGCTGCCCGTGCCGATCTCGAGAACGCGATCTTCCGGTTGAGGATCAATTGTCTGAGTCATATACGCCACGACGAACGGCGGCGAAATGGTCTGCTTGAAACCGATCGGCAGCGCCGCGTCGGCGTAGGCCTCGGCTCGATATTTGGGTCCGACGAATTCGTGACGAGGAACCTGTCTGAGACTTTCGAGCACGCGTTCGTTCGTGATTCCTTCCCGTTCAACGTATTCGCTCACCAGAAAATATCTTGCCTCTCGGAAAGGGTCCTTCTTCTGGGCAACGGCAGTCTGGCCTGCTCCTACGCAAATACCAAGGGCCAGCAGTCCCGCTGCAGTCAGTGTTCCCCGTCTGTGAAGCATTGTCAGCTCCTCTCAATCAATGAAAACCCAAAGTGACGATCCATGTCACTCAAATGCCGACCCCGCGCTGATCGATCGGAGTCTGTTTACGCGGAATCTAAACAAATCAGTGAATCTTCACGAGACCGAGTTGTCCACTTGAGTCACTGATATCCAGATCGTCAGTGAGAGACTCCTCGACCGGGGTTCGTGGAGGAGGCACGTTGTCGAGGGGCTCTTCCGCAGAGGCCAGCGTAAACGACTCGTTTTTGCAAGAGGGGTCTAACGGATTTCCGCTGAGCAGCAGTTCGACGCGAGGTCGGCTACTTGACCGTCTGCTCGAAAGACTCATACGATTCATGCTGACGGATATGGTGCCGTCGTTGAATTCGGATAGGCAGGAAAAACTCCGCAGGGGAGGTGGTTCTGATGAGATCGACCAATTTAAGATGGGGCGTCGCCCTGTTGTCACTGGCCTTTGTGGCCACGTCGGAAATGAAACTGGAAGCAGCCGGTCCGGCAACGGCCCAGCAAGCCATGATGCAGACTCAGTCGGCATTAAACGATGCGTCACTCGGCTGGCATCGGGGCTGGGGTTGGGGCGGCGGATGGGGCTGGGGTGGACCACGTTTTGGTGGCTGGGGATATCGCGGCTGGGGCGGTTGGGGTGGCTGGGGATACGGTGGCTTTCGCAGCTACGGGTATGGCTATCCCGGCTGGGGCTACGGTGGATTTACCTATGTTCGCCCCGTGATTTACACGTACCCCGCGTACTCCTATCCGGTCTACTACACGAGTCCCTCGTACTGCTGTAATTACAGCTACGTCTCTCCTTACCAGTCGTCTTACTACTGCGCATCCAACTCTTCACTTCCTGTGAGTTACAGCGTGGCAAGTTATGACAATCCTTCGCAGCCGGTGCCCTACACCTCGACGCTGGCAAGCACCCGGACTTACAGTTCCCCACGTGCTTCGACCGGTGCTTATGTGGCGAAGACCTTCAACGGAAACTCTGACAGTGTCGTCGTGAGCAGCCGACCTGTTAACAGCCCCAGCTACTACGCTCAGGTGAAGCAGTCCCAGGCAATGGGTTCTAACCTGAGCATGGAACGAGTCGCCGCGAAGACCAGTCATCAGGCTCCGCTGCCGCCGCTGCCGAATCCACCTGTCTCGTATGCGCAGGCAATCAAGAAATCAGAACCGGTCCCATCCCGGTTTGTCGCCGCCAAGCCATCTGCTCTTCATCAAGAGTATCTGGCTGCCTCGGCGAACGTCAGCGCCCGAAAGCGAATGGCGAACGAACCCCTGATTGGTTCCACCGACACCCGCAACGGATACTCATCGGCTGCCAGACTGGCTTCGGGTAGCCTCGACTGACATCTCAATCGCTTCACGATTCAGAGAACCGAGCCCTCGGCAAGCAGATTTGTTTTGCCGGGGGCTTGTTCTCTTTCCAGGGGGACTGCTCGATTTGGCTCGATCCCGTCAAGACAGGATCGAGTCGATGGCATGTAAGAATACGTTCAGCGGGCTTCGAGCGTCTCACCCGTTGAACCTTCCTCGGGGGTACCAGGCTACCGGTGTGCGATCCGCAAGAGGCTTCCAGTGGGCGCAGATTCATGATGACGAATCCCGCGTTGAAACCGCCAAAAACGATGCAGGGCTCACAATTACGGAGAGTTCAGATCGCGAGCCCCAGTATCCCCTCCGTTCCGGGAATATCTTGATGATTCCGCCGCGGGCGCCATTGTGACCCGCCACGGCTCTGATAGCGGATCTCTTCTCAGAGTGTCCGATCGTCCCGTTGGCGCGGGAATGGTGCTTCGTGTGTAACGTAGCGGCACGGAGATACTGTGACTGCTCATCGGATTTACAACAATGAATAAGGCCCGGCTCGATTGTTCGAGCCGGGCCTGTTTGTTGGATCTGAGTTCGCTGGACATCGCAAAATCAGTCTCGTTCGAGCTGACTTCGACGGTCTCGCCACTCACTGGGGTGCTCTTTCACATACTTGGTCAGGAACTCGAAGATGTGCTTGCGGAGGTTGGCATTTCTTGTAACGAGATCCATTCCGCTGAAATTTGCTTCGTATTTCCACAGATACGGTGGATCGTTCTGGTCGCCTTCCTTCTCTTTGTCTTTCTTGACGACAAGCAGGTCAAAAATTTTGTTAGCGGCCGAGACATCACCTGCATTTTTTTCAGAAACGGCAATCACGACCGGTCGTTTCAGAGCCCGAATGACGGGCATCGATTTGGTCACTGTCAGGCCGGGGACGGTTGCATCGGGCGAGATCAAAGCGAGTGCCTGGACATCCTGCCCCTTGGGCGTTCGCCCCTCCAGAGTGGGACTGTCGTCGAAAGGAATTTTGCCCCAGTCGAGTTCCGTGTAGAGCACGGCGACTGCGGCGCTGAAATCGGAACCCACGATGCCCAATTTGTTCATGTTCAGGTTCTTCTTCTGGTGTTCTTCCATGATGAAGTCTTTGACGGCTTCCATATCGAAAGCCACCATCGCCTGATAGTCGTTCTTGCTCAGTCCTCCCTTTTTCGGAAAGGGGCTCTCACCATGTCCGCGAAGATCGACGGCGATGACAGCGAAGTCACCTTTCTGCTGCAGATCGGTCGCGAGTGTTTTCCACTGCTGGCGGGTCCCCCGCTTGCCATGCAGCAGGACGATGACCGGCGCATCCTGCCCACCGAGAGACTTGTAGTAAGTCACCTTGATCTTGAAATTGTCAGCCGTGACCAGGTCACGGTCTTCGATGGTGTGCTTTTTGGCTCCCTGAGCGAACAGCGCCGGTGACGTTGATGCCAGAAGGATTCCCAGAATCACTCCAGCCCACACTCTGGCCACTCCACGCGATCCCTGGGATCGGAGCGAGCAAAAAGCGGATAAATGCGACGGGGCATTCCACATATGAATCTCCACGATCAAGCGAGGCAGCATCTTCAAAAACAGAATGACACATCAGAAGCCCAAAGCAACTCGTAGTGTGAGTACTTAAGCTGCTCCAAGACGGGTTTCACTGTCATCAACTGACGGTTTCACAGAACATCAAATGCCATTTGAAGTTCCGTGGCAAGTCAATTGACGGTGATAGCTTCATATGTCAGTGTAGAATTGTCGAAAAACGGGGTCAATCCGCGCTTACGGCGCGATTGCACAACTCGACCAGAATTCTTTTCAAATAGACGGTTTAAATGGCTTCCAGCCTCGGATCTGCGTGTCGCTGTATCACATTTCTCTCGGACTTCGGCATGCGAGACACTTATGTCGCGCAAATGAAGGGTGTCGCTCTCGGGATCAATCCCGACGTCCACCTGGTCGACCTCACGCACGAGATCCCCCCGCAGGACGTCTTGCTCGCGACATTCCTGTGGAGTGATGCTCTCGACGCATTTCCGGAAAATACAATCCACGTGGGCATTGTGGATCCCGGAGTGGGGAGCGATCGGAATCTGATTGCTGCGGAAATTGGTCCGTTCAGAGTGGTTTGCCCCGACAACGGACTGATCTCGGTGTTGCTGCAGCGCGAATCCGTTCGACGAGTCGTCAAGCTCGATCACCTGAGCCTGTGGCGGCGGACGGTTTCCAGCACATTTCACGGTCGCGATATTCTGACTCCCGTCGCCGCAGCCTGGAGTCGTGGTGTTGATCTCTCTGAGTTGGGAACCGTTTACTCCGAGCCCCTGGTCACACTGCCGCTCGCCACCCCCACGTTCAGTCAGTCTTCGATTACCGGACGCATCATTGATGTCGACCGTTTTGGAAACCTGATTACGAACATCGCCGCGTCCCTGCTACCTGAAGACCGGAACTCCCTGCGGTTTGAAGCAGGGCCCTGCCAGGTCCATGAACTCTCCCGCTGTTATGCCGATGCGCCTGTCGGAGAACCACTGGC is from Schlesneria sp. DSM 10557 and encodes:
- a CDS encoding Eco57I restriction-modification methylase domain-containing protein; the protein is MDESLRKWCRQSFKSLRRGEVPPKANSSPGTPAYPAESIVDWAAFRKLLSVREITASLPLPDFHSAEVLPPRGLESLVERCPLDETSRPEILGEIHELLVSLRGDSGQTDRKRPRSSVRKRTGTFYTPQPVVDEILRLTLDERLEKGTTADALEHSLLDPAAGCGAFLVAAYRRLLAWYLRLLVESGQTETSVTLIKTKSGPHLSFDTCRQILLTHLYGVDFDAAAIEVARRILWLVLLDSSAPETRPTAQEVDWHFLESNFKQGHSLIGATFSEKGSIKSRASPSKGVRTRISPFDWPTEFPGIKQRGGFDLVVGNPPYRRERDYKRELDLIQRTRWGRHHQSARMDLWYYFVFRGIHLLKEGGTLSYITNAYWLQGSGSSKLIAALREQVRVDEILLLRNTPVFPRVTGQHVIFKLTRGPADRNTVIRIAGQSGAVLATSLSDSPGQMIRFEKSRSQLFPGDRIDVFPSHDGLLTKLKKFPRLGELGEVRQGIAENPATLNRRTLVRFPKPAETFGWIQDEGVFSLTPAEVGDLGLTPPELSLLRPYHDLCDLDRYRCSPDASRQLIYSTPATCPDIEDFPNLKKHLARFRVVLEARRETQRGTNSWWHLHWPREERVWLSDKLVVLQMAVRPSIVPVWGACYVPFSTNVWVPRPQTREHLNYVCAVLNSRVLWAWFANHSKRRGIGLELNGHVLKQAPVPRIDFSDLHQRRCHDELVQLVDLRLGLSQNRFRSGTMEGSDELALQQSVEFEIDRRVQSLFELDPSEVGLVEEILGRESI
- a CDS encoding protein-L-isoaspartate(D-aspartate) O-methyltransferase, translated to MLHRRGTLTAAGLLALGICVGAGQTAVAQKKDPFREARYFLVSEYVEREGITNERVLESLRQVPRHEFVGPKYRAEAYADAALPIGFKQTISPPFVVAYMTQTIDPQPEDRVLEIGTGSGYQAAVLANLVKEVYSIEIVEPLGKSAAERLSRLKYDNVKTKIGDGYLGWEEYAPFDKIIVTCSPENVPQPLIDQLKEGGRLLVPLGQRYQQVFHQFEKKDGKLEEKKLISTLFVPMTGESEDQRKVKPDPLNPRILNGGFELDENEDGYADHWHYQRQTTLVDIGAPEGKRCLLFSSPESGRLSQGLQAAAIDGTKISALHVRVRYKAEDIRSGREDHEFASVRFHFYDENRRSFDDPVIGPWTGTQEWTTVTKVIAVPLKAREMIVRIGLNGATGKLWVDDLTITPRLR
- a CDS encoding alpha/beta fold hydrolase; the encoded protein is MARVWAGVILGILLASTSPALFAQGAKKHTIEDRDLVTADNFKIKVTYYKSLGGQDAPVIVLLHGKRGTRQQWKTLATDLQQKGDFAVIAVDLRGHGESPFPKKGGLSKNDYQAMVAFDMEAVKDFIMEEHQKKNLNMNKLGIVGSDFSAAVAVLYTELDWGKIPFDDSPTLEGRTPKGQDVQALALISPDATVPGLTVTKSMPVIRALKRPVVIAVSEKNAGDVSAANKIFDLLVVKKDKEKEGDQNDPPYLWKYEANFSGMDLVTRNANLRKHIFEFLTKYVKEHPSEWRDRRSQLERD
- a CDS encoding S-adenosyl-l-methionine hydroxide adenosyltransferase family protein, encoding MRDTYVAQMKGVALGINPDVHLVDLTHEIPPQDVLLATFLWSDALDAFPENTIHVGIVDPGVGSDRNLIAAEIGPFRVVCPDNGLISVLLQRESVRRVVKLDHLSLWRRTVSSTFHGRDILTPVAAAWSRGVDLSELGTVYSEPLVTLPLATPTFSQSSITGRIIDVDRFGNLITNIAASLLPEDRNSLRFEAGPCQVHELSRCYADAPVGEPLALIGSCGRLEFAIRDGNAAEEFQLSRGRRVVVRW